Genomic DNA from Erythrobacter aureus:
GCTGTCCATCATCGCACGATCCCCGAGTTCGAGCACCCCGCGGTCATGGCGGCCATGCGGAGAGGCCGCAAGCGTTTCGACCGTGTCGATCGTGTCCTCGCCCTCCAAGGCGTATTCGTCCATTGTGCCGAGCGCCTGATCGAGCTCGAGCAGCAGGGCGTCGGCGGTTTCCCGGTCGGCCATTTCCTTCCAGTTTATCACCCCATAAATGAAGTCGATCGTCGCGTTGTTGCTCGAATAGGGCAGCAGAATTCCGCGATAGAGGACCGAGGCCCCTGTTTCGTTGACGAATTCGGCCTCGAAACCGATTGGCGCCTCATTCGCGAGGATCTGCATGTAATGATCGGTAATGCGGCTGAGCACCGATCGGCTGGGGACTTCGGAAAGCCGGACTAGATCTCCCGTCTGACCGCACTCGGCCGCCAATTCGGCGCCCACAAAGCCGATTTTCGGATCCTCGACATCGTCCGAGAGATCCAGCAGGACCGAATAGGGGCCGAAATCCTTCAGCGTGCCGGGCTCGAGGTCTGCGATCGGCGGGAAGTTGAGATCGCCCAGCAGACCCGCCCAGTGATTATAGGCGCGTACCTGCATCCGGCGTTCGTCCTGACCAACAGGCGAGGGCGGCGGCTCGATATCGGCGTCGAACGGCTCGACATAGTCGTCGTCGCAGTCTTCCTCCGCTTCACGCGAGCCGAAAAAACCGCCTAGCCTGTCCATCACTGCATTGGCTCCCGAGAGTTCTGCCCATTCGGCATCGATATGGACGTCGCGCAGTAAAGATATGATTAAGGAAATTAACCATGGAACGGGCCGTCTGCGGGAGATTTTCAGAGCATGTAGCGCATCCTTATAGTCAGCGCGCGATCCTCTGTGCCGATGTCGAAAGCGGCTTCGGAAAATCGGGGTGGCCCCATCCGCACCTTCGCATCGCGCGAAAAGCCGAACCCTTCCTTGGGCATCATGCCCAGTGCGCGGTCGGCCTTTCCATTGGCGTTCTCGTCATGCAGCAGGGCAATGGCATAGCGGCCGGGCTTCACGCCCGCGAAGGTAAAGGTCACGCTCCCCTCGCGCGCTTCGGCCGTGGCCCCGTGCGCTCCCGCGACGCCGCGGCAGCGCGGAAACTTGCCTTCGTCGGTAGTCATGCAGGCGCGCACGATACCCTTGGCATTGCGCAGTTCGGTCACAGTCACGCTGATCGTGGCCCCGGTAAGCGCCCCGTCTTCGGGGGGCGCAGGGGGCGAGGCGGCCGCAAGCACCGCGCCGAGCGGCAGGAAGGCTACCGCGCCCAACCGGCTCATATGTTGGGGCTGAGCCCCTTGTCGGTACCGCAAAAACGATCCCAGTGACGAAAATAGAGGCCGTAATTGCATTGATACTCTTCATGATGGCGCTGGTGATGGCTGGCCGTTATCAGCCATCCGCCTAACTTGGAATGAACCAGTCGCCGTGGGAATATTTCCCAGCCCATATGGTTGGTGACCCCCATCACCGTCATCACGATCAATACCACGCCCAGCATGGCGACATGGATCGGGATGACAAAAACCAGAACCGGTATGACCACCGCGCCCGTGATCGCTTCCCACGGGTGAAAGCTCATCGCCGCCCATGCGGTCGGGGGGCGGCTTGCATGATGAACGGCGTGCATGGTGCGGAACAGGTTCGGGCGATGCATCAACCGGTGCGTCCAGTAGAACCAGGCGTCATGCGCCAGCAGATAGAGCAGCGGGGCCAGAGGCAGGTACCACAACGGATAGGCGCCCGGATCCGTATAGATTTGCGTCCACCCACGCTCCTGCCAGCCCCACGCGACCACGCCCGCAGGAATGCCGTAAATCGCGGCCGAGACGAGCGACCAGCCGATCTCCCTGCGAATCTGGCTGCCGAGGCCAGCGTGATACCCCGGCCGCACGCGATTGGTGATCGCCGCGAAAATCCCGCTCGAGGCAAGATAGCGCCCGGCCACGATCGCGGTCATGGCAAGGGCGGAAAGAGTGATCGCGATCCACATCGTGCAATCGACCCTACTGCGCGATCGCCTGCTGGGGAACCGGCAAAAACTATTCGATCACGCCCCATGGCGAGCAATGCGGATCGAACGCCACCGTGGCGCGGCGCAGGGAAGCGCGGGCGAGCCGTTCGATTTCGACCTTGCGCCGCGCCGCGGCCAGCGGGACGAGCGGCGCGGGCCGCACTATTTCCCCGTCATAGCCATCGGCAACGATGATTCCGCAACTGTCCGGTCGATAGCCTTCGCCGTCCAGCGGGCTGTGATCGAACCCCGGGGGCACTCCCCAGTAGAAACGATCGCAATGATCGAGATAATCGGGCCATTTTCCGTCACCCAGCAGATCGCCCCGCTGGACCTTGATTTCGACGATGATGACCCGCCCCTTGGGGTCGACACCCATGAGGTCCGCCCGCCGCCCGCCACGCAGCGGCATTTCGGCCAGGCACCATATGTCGTTGCGCGCGAACAGCCGCGCTACGCCCCGCGCGACATGGGCCGCCGTATGTCCGTCCAGAAGCGATTCCGTCATGTCGGCGAAATGGAACATACCCCGAACATCGTCAAGGCTTAACCGCGTCAGGGCCTATACCGGCGACATCGCAGTCGCCGTCGATTTTTCGAGACTCAAGCAGCGTCGAGGATAGCAACGATCGCCGCCCGCGCGGTGTGAAATTCGCGCCAGAGGGTAAGTGCGGCGGCAGTCGTATCCTGTCCCTGTGCGGTCAACGACAGAAGCGCCCGCAGACCGGGTTCCATCATCGCGGCAAGATCATCGATCCCGCGCACGACGCTGTCGTAATGCCAGCCGCCCCTTACAGCGGCCCGCTCAGGCAGTCCCATGATTTCCCGGGAGAGTGGCTCGCGGCCAAGCTGGGCCAGATTGCCCACCGCGGCGGCGGCTTCATGAACCGCTTCCCATCGCTGTGCCAATAAGGTGCTGTCCGGCGTTTCGCGCAGCCCGACCTGGGTGGGCGGCAGCATGGTGGCGTGAGCCAGATCGAACGGGTGGGACATCGCGTTCATGCCCGACAGGACTAGGCGGCCAGTCTTGCGAAAAGCCTAACGCCCCCATCGTCATTTCCGCCAATCCGTTTTAAGGCTGGCGGGCGCACGCTGGCTTTGCTAAGCGCCCCGCTCGCTTATCGGCACCATACGCACCCGTAGCTCAGCTGGATAGAGCGCTGCCCTCCGAAGGCAGAGGTCAAGACGAGAATTTAGAAGGAATTTATCGAAATTTCATGCACTTAGTTGTTTTCACGGATTGGGTTCACATTGAAATTCTTTCCGCGTAAGCACTGCGTAAGCAAAAGCACCCGTAGCTCAGCTGGATAGAGCGTCGCCCTCCGAAGGCGAAGGCCACAGGTTCGAATCCTGTCGGGTGCGCCATTGCCATTCAAATCAGGCAGTTTTTGCGTAAATTTTATCTGGATTTCTCGATCTGCGCGCCAACGCTCACTCTGTGTAGCTGTTGCAAGATCGAACAGCTCCTATGGGGTGATTGCGGAAGTAGATTTCCATTCTGACAAGCTGACCCGCAACCAGTTCCAAAGCGAGTTCTCAAGAGATCCCGCGAGCGCATTCTCGCGCCTGAGTAGAGCTAGTTCCGCCCCTTCGATGTGCCGATCATCGATCACTGTGAGCAATCCACGGTCGATGAAATCCTGGGCGAGCGTTCGCGAAATCAGGCCAACTCCCTGCCCCGCGAGCGTGGCGTAGAATGCCTGGATTTCATTGCTGAACGTCGTGTCGAGATCGTTTTTGCGGGATGACATGTGACCATGCCGCCCAAACCATTCTTCCCATGACTGTTTGTGGTGCGTGGGATTGTTTACCTCGAAATGGATCAGCGGCAGGGATGCCAGCGTCTTGCCCGAGCGTCCGATCAACGCGGGACTCGCGCATGGATAGAGCAGGTCCCTGCCCAGCCAGACAGCTTCGAGACTTTTAAGGTCTGTCTTGTGGGCAAAATGTCGGATGGCGAAGTCGGCCTCGTGTGCATGAAGGTCGGCAACGTCCTCGGTTGCTAGGATTCTCAGACCAATTCCGGGCATGCGCGAGCGCAGTGCATCAAGTCGTGGGGTAAGCCACAGAGCCGAGAGCACCGATGTTAGGGTAATTGTATATGTCCGGTTTCCCCCGAAGCGCGCGACTGCATCGCAGCCGCCCCGAATGCCCTGGAAAGCCGGTCCGAGGTGGTCGAGCAAGACTGCGCCCGCCTCGGTGACGGATACCTTGCGGGGGCGACGCTCGAACAACTTGACACCCAGGTGTTCTTCAAGACCGCGGATGCGATGAGAAACTGCCGTCGGCGTGATCGCCATCTCGTCGGCCGCGTCCCTGAAGCTTGTGTGTCTTGCCGCGGCCTCGAATGCCTGCAGGCCCACCAGCGACGGCAGCGGACGTCTTCTTCCAGATGAATCATTCTCATCCATAGGCGCGTTCTAATCATTTGTGCGGAGAAGGTCGAACCTTAGTTTCATCTCATGATTTTCGATGGAGAAATTCTGCGATGAGTAATGTCCTGATTGTCGATGCAAGTGCCCGATCGGCTTCCTCCCACTTTGCAAGCTTTGGGTCGCACACTAGGCGACTTTCGTTGAAATTCGCCGAAACATGGCGCTGCAGATGTCCGGGAGCTACAATCCTTCACAGAGAGATAGGCTTGCTGCCTCCGACCCCCGTCGATCCGGATTGGATCCATGCAGCCTTCACTCCGGAGCAGGACAGAAGCTTCTGGATGCAGCAAAGGCTGGCGGAGAGCGACAAACTTGTAGATGAACTCATCGCGTCCGACATTATCGTGATCGCGTCACCGATGTACAATTTTGGGGTTCCCGCTCAGCTGAAAGCCTATATCGACAATGTGGTTCGCGTGGGCCGCACATTTGGTTTTGACCGCAACCGGGAAGACGAGCCTTATTGGCCGCTGTTGAAGGACGATAACAAGACCTTGGTGGTCCTGTCTTCCCGCGGCGATCATGGCTATGACGATGCCTCACGTTTGAAAAACCAGAATCACGTCGAGCCAGGCATTGTGACCCCGTTGTCGTATCTTGGCATTGAGAAGCATCACTATATCGCAATCGAGTTCGACGAATTTGCAGACGATCGGCTGGAGGCTTCGATAGCTCGCGCGGAGCAGGAGGTTGAAGCGTTGGCTGCCGAGTTGGCGGCACAATGAGTTGGGGTGCCGGGCGGGCGCCACCGACAAAATCGCTCCGATCTCTGCCAACCTGGCTGCAAGCCCTTCTGGCGCCGTCTTGACGGGGATAGGCTTGGATGCATGATTAAACCATCTACAATCCCCGAGAAGCAGGCAACCAGCCGATCCGGGCTCACGGCACTCTGTTTGTCATTCCTGCTTGTCCTCGAAGGGTGCGCTGGCACGTTGCGGCCAGCGAGCACTGCGATCGCCATCGGGCAGAGCCATCAACTCTATTCCTCACATTTCGAAGAGCACCGCGAAATCAATGTATGGCTCCCTCCCGGCTACGCTGACAGCAACGTGCAATACAACGCAGTTTATCTGATCGACGGCGGGCGGGAGCAAGACTTCCATCACATCTCTGGCCTAGCGCAGTTGGGAGTATTGAACGGGACAATCGAACCGTTGATCATCATTGGCATTCGAACAGACAACCGCGCATTTGAACTAACCGAGACCGCGGCTGATCCACGCTATGTCCGCCCTGCTGACCGCGCTGGCGGCGCGCCAAAATTCCGGCGTTATATTGCCGATGAAGTAATCCCTTTCGTCGAGGCCAATTATCGTGTGGGCGCGCGCAAAGCGGTATTGGGCGAATCTCTGGCCGGACTGTTCATTCTCGAGACGTTCTTCTCGCAGCCCGAACTGTTCACCGACTACATCGCGATCAGTCCGAGTCTCTGGTACGATGACCGTGCACTCTCCCGAGCATCTGCAAGCCGCATGCCGGAATCGATGCCCGGGAGCACTCTGTTCCTGGCAATGGCCGACGAGGGCGGGACCATGCAAACTGGAATGGATGAAATCGTGGCGGCGTTGAACGCTGGTCAGCCCGCTGGTCTCACCTGGATGTATTCAGACAGGCGCGAGACCGAACATCACTGGACGATCTACCACAATGCCGCACACGATGCCTTGAAGTGGGCCTTTGGGTTGCCTGCCCCCGACTACGATCTGTCATCCGAATGGTACATGCAGGAAGGCGGGTCTCCCCCTTCCGAATAGGTGCGCTTGATCTTCAACGTCGCGAGCGCATGGATTCTTTTAGGAACTCCCCGAAGATCCTCACTCGCGGCAGCATGTCGGCTCGGGTGGGAAAACTCAGCATGAGCGATGAAGTGTGCCGGATCTCGCCATCCAATATGGCGACTACGCTTCCCTCCACCAACTCCGAAGCGATTACCGATCTTGGCACAATCGCGACACCGGCACCTTTGCGAACAAGCGCGGCGGCGAGCATGTGATTGTCCACCTGGATATGACCCGTTGGCAAGCTTGCACTGCTGAGGACGTGATGCTCGAGGAAAGCCTTCAGTGATGGCGAAGGTGCGATGAATTGCGAAATTTCCGCACTGTGTTCCGGCAGTGTGTTCTTCTTTAGCCACTCCCGGCTGGCGGCAAAAACCCACTCTATGTCGGCCAGCTTCTGTTCGACCACTTCTACACTCGAGCCGCGCCCGGCACGGATAGCGATGTCGATGTTCTCTTCGACCAGATCGAGAAGGGCGTTGGTCATTGTCAAATCGACCTCCACGCGGGGGTGTTGCTTCTGAAACCGAACGATCGCCTCTGCGATACCTTCCGTCGGAAAATCGGCCGGGGCGGTCGCCCTGATCCTGCCTGCCAATTCAGCTTGATTGCCTCCGATCTGATCGACGGCAGCCGAAATCAGCTCGATCGGCCCAGCAACCTTCTCAAGCAGCACGTGCCCTTCATGGGTGAGGACCATGGACCGGGTCGAGCGCTTGAACAGTCGCACCCCGAGCGACTCCTCGAGTTTTGCGATCTGCATGCTGACGGTCGATCTCGGGCTGCCGGAGCGCACGGCGGCAGCAGTAAAGCTGCCCGCTTTCGCGACCGATACGAAGGTTTCAAGCGGATCGAGCTTCATCGATTGTCCAAATAGTTGGCAAGAATTGCCGTAAATTGCCGTCTTTTCGGCAATTGGCAAGCGGGTAAAAGCGTGGAGACTCTCAAGGAAAGGACTCCAATGTCTTCATCGACAAATGATCCGGCTGGGCTGGCCGGAAAACTCGCCGCAACGTCCCGCGCCCGGTTCTCGGGCATTGACGCAAAGATCCTACTTGGCGGGGAAAAGGCGACCAGCACGGTCATGGCAATGTCGGTCGCGCCAGGAATGGGGTCGCCTGCCCACATCTCGCACGACGAAAGCAAGATCTTTCACGTAACAGCAGGTGATCTCGTGTTCCTCGTTGGCGAGGAAAAAATGAATGTGACCGTTGGAGATACCATTCACGTCCCGAAGGGCTTCGTGCACAGCTTCGTTACGGTCGGGTCCGAAGATGCGGCCATGCTTCTGGTCGCCACGCCGAGCGGACATGACCGCTTCTTCACTGCGCTGGCCGATCTCGAGGTCCCGCACGATCAGGACGAGGTCGCGCAGGTGTGTTCGACCTACAACCAGACGATCGTAGGGCCGCCGGTCGCCCCCTGAAACCGACCGGCGGCGAGCCGCTAAGCGAGCAGCCGAACGAGCCATTCGATAAAGACGCGCTGTTTCGGCACGTCGGCGCTCGCGCGATGATAAAGCAGATTCATCGATCGCCTCGGTCCATCGAATGCCGGCAAGACCCGGACCAGACGACCCGATGTCAGGTAGTCTTCCAGATTGATTGCACCGGTCATGACGATCCCGCCGCCCGCAAGGGCCAGGTCGATCAGGGCATGGGTGTCATCAACCGAAATCTGGTGTTGGGGATCGATTTCGATCGCTTCTTTGCCTTGAGAAAATCGCCACAGGTTCGGAGCGGGATATGACCGGAAGTCGTAACCCAGGCATCGATGGCCTGCCAGATCACGCGGATGCGACGGCGTCCCGTTCTCTTCGAGATATTGCGGAGCGGCGTAGGCCCCGACCCGGTAGGATGGCAGCTGCTTCATCATCAACTCGGAATCGGCCGGTTCGCCAATCCTCAGGCATATGTCGAAACGCTCGCCGATCGGGTCGACGAGCCTGTCGGACAGCGAAACATCCAGCGAAACTTCCGGGTATTGCGCGCAGAACGATCCAAGCATGGGGACAATTCTGCATCGCCCCAAGGTCGAGGGAAGGGAAACCCGCAATTGCCCACTCGGCACTTCCATCAAGGCCTGGACTGATGTCTTTGTCGCTTCGACAGACTCCAGAATTTGCCGCGCACCGGCAGCGAAAACCCTGCCCGCCTCAGTCAGCGCCAGCTTTCTGGTGGACCGGTTCAAGAGCCGTGTGCCCAGTTCTTTCTCAAGAGTATCGACGTGTCGGCCAGCCATTTGCGGTGTCATGTCGAGAGTGCGCGAGGCAGCTGCGAATGAGCCTGTCTCTATCGTCTTCAGAAAGACCCGATAGCTCAGAATGCGATCCATTCGAAACCTATAGGTTCGAATGTAGAAATTGCCAAACGCATTATCAACCAGACCCTGCGCCACTAGCTAGGCCGGGACTCACAAATTTTGAAGGATGGTATGGTGGAACTTCACAGACTTGCCGCATTTTCCGATGGCGCTTCCGGTGGCAATCCCGCCGGCGTCTATTTGAGCGACGAAGCAATCGATGAAACTGCGATGCAGGAGATCGCGGCCGACGTGGGATATTCGGAAACCGCCTTCGCCTTTCCTGCAGGCGAAGCGTGGCGCGTGCGATATTTCGCGCCGGAAGGAGAAGTGCCATTTTGCGGGCATGCCACCATCGCTTTGGGGGCGGTACTGGCCAGGAAGCATGGCGACAGTCGTTACGATCTCGTCCTCAACGACAATACCATTCATGTCACCGCGTCAGCGAACGGCGACAGTCTTCGCGCGCAGCTCGTATCACCGAGCACGCGGCACCGCTTCGATGAGGAAATAGCTCAGCAAGGTCTCGAGCTCTTTGAACTGGACCGCTCCGATCTGACAGGCACTTTTCCCCCGGTCGTTGCCCACGCGGGCGCAAACCACCTCATCATTCCCCTCAAGGATCGCACGAGACTGTCCTCGATGTCCTACGATCTTGCAGCCGGGCGGGACATGATGAGGAAACACCAATTGACGACGATTGCGCTGGTCTTCGAAGGCGATGACAGCACATTCCACGTCCGAAATGCTTTCGCGTCGGGCGGTGTGCTCGAAGATCCGGCCACCGGAGCGGCCGCCGCCGCTTTCGCAGGGTTCTTACGCGATCACCTCGATTCCGGAAGGCAGCACATCACCATCATCCAGGGCGAAGACATGGGGATGCGGTCGGTATTGAATGTCGCCATTCCACAAACGACTGGAGAAGGTGTTCAGGTTTCCGGGGACGTTCGCGTGATCGAGGCCGGGCCAGCCCAATGACCGGCCGCGACATAATTCTGGTCATGCTCGTCATGTTCGTGTGGGGCACGAACTTTGTCGTGATCCACGAAGCGTTGCTTGCGCTCCCGCCGCTGCTTTTTGCGACGATCCGGTTTGTTATCGCCTTTTTCCCGGCGGTCCTGTTTGTGCCCAGGCCTTCCACCTCGTGGTTGAACCTTTCGTCCTACGGGGTCCTCGTCGGAGTAGGGCAATTCGGCATTCTGTTCATCGCCATGGACGGCATGATCTCGCCGGGTCTCGCTTCGCTCATAATCCAGGCGCAAGTGTTCTTCACGATCGGCCTGTCGGTGTGGCTTACCGGCGAACGCGTACGCGGTGTGCAGATCGCGGCCCTGCTGCTTGCGACCGCCGGTATTGTGTTGATCGGGGTGAGGGCAGATGGCGGTACTACCGCTGCCGGTGTCGGCCTCGTACTTGTTGCGGCCGCGTCATGGGCGCTTGCTAACATGATCTCGCGCAAGACATCGGGCACCAATGTGCTGGGTTTCGTCGTCTGGAGCAGCATTGCACCGGTTCCGGTTCTGCTCGCCCTGTCTTTCATGTTCGAAGGCTGGAGCGCCATGGCAGCGGGATTTCGGTCGGCAACGCTATCGACATGGGCCGCCGTGATCTGGCAGTCGCTTGGAAACACGCTGTTCGGCTACGGCATCTGGGCCGCACTCCTCAATCGCTACCCTTCGGCAACAGTCGCGCCCTTTGCCCTGCTCGTTCCTGTTTTCGGACTGAGCGCTTCCGCCCTCCTGCTCGCCGAGCCGCTACCCGCCTGGAAGGTGATTGCGTCGATGCTCGTGATGGCAGGCCTGCTGCTGGGCCTCACCGGACCACAGCTGTCCAACTGGGCGGGCAAACGGTTTGGCCGAAAAGCCGGTGAGCAATCCTGCCAACCCTAGTTTATGGCCTTTGCTGCAGCGCTGCTACGATAATGTCCGCCAGGTCCTGCACTTCCGGTCGCGATTTGGGCTTCACCCGCACAACGAAGGTTGCCTTCCCCAGGTCGGGCAATTCCAGATGATCGGGTGCCGGGCGCAGAGCCGGGTTTTCGGCTCTCTTCGTTCGAACGGTTATTCCGAGCC
This window encodes:
- a CDS encoding PhzF family phenazine biosynthesis protein, with product MVELHRLAAFSDGASGGNPAGVYLSDEAIDETAMQEIAADVGYSETAFAFPAGEAWRVRYFAPEGEVPFCGHATIALGAVLARKHGDSRYDLVLNDNTIHVTASANGDSLRAQLVSPSTRHRFDEEIAQQGLELFELDRSDLTGTFPPVVAHAGANHLIIPLKDRTRLSSMSYDLAAGRDMMRKHQLTTIALVFEGDDSTFHVRNAFASGGVLEDPATGAAAAAFAGFLRDHLDSGRQHITIIQGEDMGMRSVLNVAIPQTTGEGVQVSGDVRVIEAGPAQ
- a CDS encoding FMN-dependent NADH-azoreductase translates to MSNVLIVDASARSASSHFASFGSHTRRLSLKFAETWRCRCPGATILHREIGLLPPTPVDPDWIHAAFTPEQDRSFWMQQRLAESDKLVDELIASDIIVIASPMYNFGVPAQLKAYIDNVVRVGRTFGFDRNREDEPYWPLLKDDNKTLVVLSSRGDHGYDDASRLKNQNHVEPGIVTPLSYLGIEKHHYIAIEFDEFADDRLEASIARAEQEVEALAAELAAQ
- a CDS encoding sterol desaturase family protein, giving the protein MWIAITLSALAMTAIVAGRYLASSGIFAAITNRVRPGYHAGLGSQIRREIGWSLVSAAIYGIPAGVVAWGWQERGWTQIYTDPGAYPLWYLPLAPLLYLLAHDAWFYWTHRLMHRPNLFRTMHAVHHASRPPTAWAAMSFHPWEAITGAVVIPVLVFVIPIHVAMLGVVLIVMTVMGVTNHMGWEIFPRRLVHSKLGGWLITASHHQRHHEEYQCNYGLYFRHWDRFCGTDKGLSPNI
- a CDS encoding LysR substrate-binding domain-containing protein → MDENDSSGRRRPLPSLVGLQAFEAAARHTSFRDAADEMAITPTAVSHRIRGLEEHLGVKLFERRPRKVSVTEAGAVLLDHLGPAFQGIRGGCDAVARFGGNRTYTITLTSVLSALWLTPRLDALRSRMPGIGLRILATEDVADLHAHEADFAIRHFAHKTDLKSLEAVWLGRDLLYPCASPALIGRSGKTLASLPLIHFEVNNPTHHKQSWEEWFGRHGHMSSRKNDLDTTFSNEIQAFYATLAGQGVGLISRTLAQDFIDRGLLTVIDDRHIEGAELALLRRENALAGSLENSLWNWLRVSLSEWKSTSAITP
- a CDS encoding alpha/beta hydrolase, producing MIKPSTIPEKQATSRSGLTALCLSFLLVLEGCAGTLRPASTAIAIGQSHQLYSSHFEEHREINVWLPPGYADSNVQYNAVYLIDGGREQDFHHISGLAQLGVLNGTIEPLIIIGIRTDNRAFELTETAADPRYVRPADRAGGAPKFRRYIADEVIPFVEANYRVGARKAVLGESLAGLFILETFFSQPELFTDYIAISPSLWYDDRALSRASASRMPESMPGSTLFLAMADEGGTMQTGMDEIVAALNAGQPAGLTWMYSDRRETEHHWTIYHNAAHDALKWAFGLPAPDYDLSSEWYMQEGGSPPSE
- a CDS encoding cupin domain-containing protein, which codes for MSSSTNDPAGLAGKLAATSRARFSGIDAKILLGGEKATSTVMAMSVAPGMGSPAHISHDESKIFHVTAGDLVFLVGEEKMNVTVGDTIHVPKGFVHSFVTVGSEDAAMLLVATPSGHDRFFTALADLEVPHDQDEVAQVCSTYNQTIVGPPVAP
- a CDS encoding LysR family transcriptional regulator, giving the protein MKLDPLETFVSVAKAGSFTAAAVRSGSPRSTVSMQIAKLEESLGVRLFKRSTRSMVLTHEGHVLLEKVAGPIELISAAVDQIGGNQAELAGRIRATAPADFPTEGIAEAIVRFQKQHPRVEVDLTMTNALLDLVEENIDIAIRAGRGSSVEVVEQKLADIEWVFAASREWLKKNTLPEHSAEISQFIAPSPSLKAFLEHHVLSSASLPTGHIQVDNHMLAAALVRKGAGVAIVPRSVIASELVEGSVVAILDGEIRHTSSLMLSFPTRADMLPRVRIFGEFLKESMRSRR
- a CDS encoding EamA family transporter, which codes for MTGRDIILVMLVMFVWGTNFVVIHEALLALPPLLFATIRFVIAFFPAVLFVPRPSTSWLNLSSYGVLVGVGQFGILFIAMDGMISPGLASLIIQAQVFFTIGLSVWLTGERVRGVQIAALLLATAGIVLIGVRADGGTTAAGVGLVLVAAASWALANMISRKTSGTNVLGFVVWSSIAPVPVLLALSFMFEGWSAMAAGFRSATLSTWAAVIWQSLGNTLFGYGIWAALLNRYPSATVAPFALLVPVFGLSASALLLAEPLPAWKVIASMLVMAGLLLGLTGPQLSNWAGKRFGRKAGEQSCQP
- a CDS encoding DUF2141 domain-containing protein, yielding MSRLGAVAFLPLGAVLAAASPPAPPEDGALTGATISVTVTELRNAKGIVRACMTTDEGKFPRCRGVAGAHGATAEAREGSVTFTFAGVKPGRYAIALLHDENANGKADRALGMMPKEGFGFSRDAKVRMGPPRFSEAAFDIGTEDRALTIRMRYML
- a CDS encoding LysR family transcriptional regulator; translation: MAQGLVDNAFGNFYIRTYRFRMDRILSYRVFLKTIETGSFAAASRTLDMTPQMAGRHVDTLEKELGTRLLNRSTRKLALTEAGRVFAAGARQILESVEATKTSVQALMEVPSGQLRVSLPSTLGRCRIVPMLGSFCAQYPEVSLDVSLSDRLVDPIGERFDICLRIGEPADSELMMKQLPSYRVGAYAAPQYLEENGTPSHPRDLAGHRCLGYDFRSYPAPNLWRFSQGKEAIEIDPQHQISVDDTHALIDLALAGGGIVMTGAINLEDYLTSGRLVRVLPAFDGPRRSMNLLYHRASADVPKQRVFIEWLVRLLA
- a CDS encoding MmcB family DNA repair protein; its protein translation is MFHFADMTESLLDGHTAAHVARGVARLFARNDIWCLAEMPLRGGRRADLMGVDPKGRVIIVEIKVQRGDLLGDGKWPDYLDHCDRFYWGVPPGFDHSPLDGEGYRPDSCGIIVADGYDGEIVRPAPLVPLAAARRKVEIERLARASLRRATVAFDPHCSPWGVIE